The Raphanus sativus cultivar WK10039 chromosome 2, ASM80110v3, whole genome shotgun sequence genome includes a region encoding these proteins:
- the LOC108840213 gene encoding uncharacterized protein LOC108840213 gives MARYQSLIVAALVRASRRSTSPAVSSVKRTFSSSSLLPRITTTTPITLPCRSSPFSKFYFSSSSSSPPSVRPPKPAAGNGHEEDTFDYKTTEDVEVIDDWEEEDDEVEAKLGDGGDGGGIVLGGVAWGERVLSIASQVLNECKQDLELFAFRTSPRGYIYIRLDKPSHEYGCPSMDELEEFSREYKKRLDVAGDEKVIPEDLALEVSSPGAERLLKVPEDLHRFKEMPMTVSYEEETNSRKTVKSTVFFLDSVDAESEMCIWKLADVKENRDPESKGRPLSRKQKDLRFKLPFSVHRVITLYLD, from the exons ATGGCTAGATACCAAAGTCTGATCGTAGCTGCCTTGGTGCGAGCTTCTCGCCGTTCAACCTCACCGGCCGTCTCCTCCGTGAAGAgaaccttctcttcttcctccttacTTCCCcggataacaacaacaacacccATCACTCTTCCTTGTCGTTCTTCTCCTTTCtctaagttttatttttcttcctcctcctcttctcctccttctGTTCGACCGCCGAAACCCGCTGCTGGTAATGGCCACGAAGAAGACACTTTTGATT ATAAAACAACTGAGGATGTGGAGGTCATAGATGAttgggaagaagaagatgatgaagttGAAGCTAAG CTTGGAGATGGAGGAGATGGTGGTGGGATTGTTCTTGGAGGTGTGGCATGGGGTGAAAGAGTTCTCTCTATTGCTTCCCAAGTTCTGAACGAGTGTAAGCAAGATTTGGAGCTCTTTGCTTTCAGAACTTCTCCTCGTGGATATATATACATCAGACTTGACAAACCCTCTCATGA ATATGGATGTCCTAGCATGGATGAGCTCGAGGAGTTTAGTAGAGAATATAAGAAGAGATTAGATGTTGCAGGGGATGAAAAAGTAATCCCAGAGGATCTAGCCCTTGAG GTATCATCTCCAGGAGCAGAGAGGCTGCTGAAAGTTCCAGAGGACTTGCATCGATTCAAGGAGATGCCTATGACAGTAAGCTACGAGGAGGAAACAAACTCTAGGAAAACAGTGAAGAGCACAGTGTTCTTCTTGGACTCTGTAGATGCAGAATCAGAGATGTGTATCTGGAAACTAGCAGATGTGAAGGAGAACAGAGACCCCGAAAGCAAAGGCAGACCGTTGAGCCGGAAACAAAAGGACCTGAGATTCAAACTACCTTTCTCAGTTCACAGGGTGATAACTCTCTACTTGGATTAG
- the LOC108832124 gene encoding E3 ubiquitin-protein ligase SINA-like 5: MAIPQRLHDEEEEDEIAEAAAGGVTRTRSETSSSTSSSSSSSSSEQQQQYVTLKSSDVLDCPTCCEPLTTPIYQCANGHVACSSCCEALRKRCAFCRSHIGSIRCRAMEMVIESSTVQCRYSLHGCGETTPYGRNQSSHEELCAFVPYSGSYADLKRHGRASHSEVVIPFALDRAQILGLDRMAVLQEVEEGGDLVVVQAFEGVYGVSVTVSCVAAPMATTEVRDLFCSVAELDGCCSTVRRLGLMVRRVQRVGEQEQPPGGFMLIPYDDKSCGGDHLMLQICISTESNFEL; the protein is encoded by the exons ATGGCGATTCCGCAGAGATTACacgacgaggaagaagaagacgaaatcGCTGAAGCTGCTGCTGGTGGTGTAACGAGAACAAGATCCGAAACCAGTAGCAGCACGAGCTctagctcttcttcttcttcatcggaacaacaacaacaatacgTAACGCTGAAAAGCTCCGATGTCCTCGACTGTCCTACTTGCTGCGAGCCGCTGACGACTCCGATTTATCAG TGTGCTAACGGCCACGTGGCTTGCTCCTCGTGCTGCGAGGCGTTGAGGAAGAGATGCGCGTTCTGCAGATCTCACATCGGGAGCATCCGATGCAGAGCCATGGAGATGGTCATCGAATCATCCACAGTCCAGTGTCGATACTCATTACACGGTTGCGGCGAAACGACGCCGTACGGAAGAAACCAATCAAGCCACGAGGAGCTCTGCGCTTTCGTCCC CTACAGTGGATCATACGCTGATCTCAAACGCCACGGTCGCGCTTCGCACTCTGAGGTTGTTATTCCGTTTGCGTTGGATAGGGCTCAGATCTTGGGGTTGGACAGGATGGCTGTTTTGCAGGAAGTGGAAGAGGGTGGTGATCTTGTTGTGGTTCAAGCTTTCGAGGGAGTGTATGGTGTGTCTGTGACCGTGAGCTGTGTTGCTGCGCCTATGGCTACGACGGAAGTGCGTGATCTCTTCTGCAGTGTAGCTGAACTCGACGGGTGTTGTAGCACAGTACGAAGGCTTGGGTTGATGGTGAGGAGAGTTCAGAGAGTGGGAGAGCAAGAACAGCCTCCTGGTGGGTTTATGTTGATTCCGTATGATGATAAGTCGTGTGGTGGTGATCACTTGATGCTGCAGATTTGTATTAGTACTGAATCTAACTTTGAGCTGTGA